The proteins below are encoded in one region of Coffea arabica cultivar ET-39 chromosome 4c, Coffea Arabica ET-39 HiFi, whole genome shotgun sequence:
- the LOC113738692 gene encoding replication protein A 70 kDa DNA-binding subunit B-like, protein MAKTVSPDAICTILANPSPESSSDLPEIVVQVLDLKPTGNRYMFTASDGKLKLKAILQSGLSSEVVSGNIQNLGLVRILDYTLNDIPTKNEKYLIVTRCEAVSPALDAEYKAEANNAEETSIVLKPKEEVDVMKMEVKNRGTGIILKPKQEIVAKSAVQIVNEQNVNMAPAARMGMNRRIYPLLSLNPYQGMWTIKVRVTSKGSVRTYKNARGEGCVFNVELTDEDGTQIQATMFNDAARKFYDKFALGKVYYISKGTLRVANKQFNTVKNDYEMNLNENSEVEEVSNEAAFIPETKYIFVPIDELGPYVNGRELVDVIGVVQSVSPTVSIRRKSNNETIPKRDITIADETKKTVVISLWNDLATTVGQELVDMADKSPVVAIKTLKVGDFQGVSLSTLSKSVVAINPEIPEAKKLRNWFDSEGKETSLASVGAGLSPTTKGGARSMYSDRVFLSHIVSNSSLGEDKPVFFSIKAYVSYIKPDQTMWYRACKTCNKKVTEAIGSGYWCEGCQKDDNECSLRYIMVVKVSDASDEAWLSVFNEEAEKILGCSADELNKLKTEEGETSYQMKLKEATWVPHLFRVSVTPHEYNNDRRQRITVRAIVPLDYAAESRYLMEEISKMKISQ, encoded by the exons ATGGCGAAAACGGTGAGTCCTGATGCGATTTGCACCATTTTAGCCAACCCATCACCGGAGTCTTCCTCTGATCTACCCGAAATCGTGGTCCAAGTTCTGGATCTCAAGCCCACTGGCAATCGATATAT GTTCACAGCCAGTGATGGGAAATTGAAGCTCAAGGCCATTCTGCAATCTGGTTTGTCGTCTGAAGTTGTATCAGGGAATATTCAGAATTTAGGCCTTGTGCGAATTCTTGATTATACACTCAATGACATCCCAACCAAGAATGAAAA ATACTTGATTGTAACGAGATGTGAGGCAGTGTCTCCAGCACTTGATGCTGAATACAAGGCTGAGGCTAATAATGCTGAAGAAACTAGCATTGTCTTGAAGCCAAAGGAGGAAGTTGATGTTATGAAAATGGAAGTGAAGAATAGAGGGACTGGCATCATTTTAAAGCCTAAGCAAGAAATTGTTGCCAAATCGGCTGTTCAGATTGTGAATGAACAGAATGTAAA TATGGCACCTGCTGCTCGAATGGGAATGAACAGAAGAATTTATCCACTTCTTTCATTGAATCCTTATCAAGGAATGTGGACAATTAAGGTCCGTGTTACTTCCAAGGGGAGTGTGCGAACTTACAAAAATGCCAGAGGTGAAGGGTGTGTGTTCAATGTAGAGTTAACAGATGAAGAT GGTACACAAATACAAGCCACAATGTTCAATGATGCTGCAAGGAAGTTCTACGATAAGTTTGCATTGGGAAAGGTTTATTACATATCAAAGGGAACTCTTAGAGTTGCTAACAAGCAATTCAATACTGTAAAAAATGATTATGAGATGAACTTGAATGAAAATTCTGAAGTGGAGGAGGTGAGCAATGAAGCAGCTTTTATTCCTGAAACAAAGTACATTTTTGTCCCAATTGATGAATTGGGTCCCTATGTCAATGGGAGGGAGCTTGTTG ACGTTATTGGTGTAGTTCAAAGTGTGTCTCCTACTGTGAGCATTAGGAGGAAAAGTAACAATGAGACCATCCCAAAACGTGACATAACTATTGCAGATGAAAC CAAGAAGACTGTTGTGATTTCTTTATGGAATGATCTGGCCACCACTGTTGGACAAGAATTGGTGGATATGGCTGATAAATCTCCAGTAGTTGCAATCAAGACCCTTAAAGTTGGAGATTTTCAAG GTGTCTCTTTGTCAACTTTGAGCAAAAGCGTTGTAGCAATTAATCCTGAAATACCTGAAGCAAAGAAGTTGAGGAACTG GTTTGATTCTGAAGGCAAAGAAACTTCACTAGCCTCTGTTGGTGCTGGTTTGAGTCCCACTACCAAAGGTGGAGCAAGATCCATGTACTCTGACCGAGTCTTTCTGTCTCATATTGTCAGTAATTCATCTTTGGGAGAGGACAAG CCTGTCTTTTTCAGCATAAAGGCATATGTGAGTTACATCAAGCCAGATCAAACAATGTGGTATAGGGCATGCAAGACATGTAACAAGAAAGTAACAGAAGCTATTGGGTCTGGCTACTGGTGTGAGGGATGCCAGAAGGATGATAATGAGTGCAGTTTGAG ATATATAATGGTAGTTAAGGTATCTGATGCAAGTGATGAGGCCTGGCTCTCTGTTTTCAATGAAGAAGCAGAGAAAATACTTGGATGCTCTGCAGATGAGCTTAATAAGTTAAAAACTGAG GAAGGGGAAACATCTTACCAAATGAAATTGAAGGAAGCCACATGGGTGCCTCACCTTTTCCGAGTTAGTGTCACAccacatgaatacaataatgatAGGAGGCAGAGGATAACAGTCAGAGCTATTGTTCCTCTTGATTATGCAGCAGAATCCAGATATTTGATGGAAGAAatatcaaaaatgaaaatctcTCAGTAG